The following nucleotide sequence is from Sphingomonas swuensis.
TGCACGAGTTCTCGAGCCTCGCCGGAGTTCGCGAGGACGTCACCGACATCGTCCTCAACGTCAAGCAGATCGCCCTCAAGTTCGAAGGCGAAGGCCCCAAGCGCCTGCACCTGACCGCGACCGGTCCGGGCGAAGTCACCGCCGGTCAGATCCAGACCTCGGGCGACATCGAGATCACCAACCCCGACCTCGTCATCTGCCACCTCGACCAGGGCGCGACGCTCAACATGGAGCTGACCGCCGACATCGGGAAGGGCTATGTCGCCGCCGCGAACAACCGTCCGCTCGACGCGCCGATCGGCCTCATCCCGGTCGACGCGCTCTACAGCCCTGTCCGCCAGGTCGCCTACAAGGTGGAGAACACCCGCGTCGGCCAGGAACTGGACTATGACAAGCTGACGCTGACGGTCGAGACCGACGGCACCATCGCCCCGGAAGAGGCGATCGGCTATGCCGCGCGCATCCTCCAGGACCAGCTGGCGCTGTTCGTCGGCTTCGACGACTCGAGCTACCGCTCGGCCTCGCCGATGATCGGCCAGGCTGCCCCGGCGGCTCCGATCGGCGGCGGGGCGGTGCCCGAGACCACCGACACCAACCAGCTCAACCGCTACCTTCTCAAGAAGGTCGACGAGCTCGAGCTGTCGGTCCGTTCGGCCAACTGCCTGAAGAACGACAACATCATCTACATCGGCGACCTCGTCCAGAAGACCGAGGCCGAGATGCTCCGCACGCCGAACTTCGGCCGCAAGAGCCTCAACGAGATCAAGGAAGTCCTTGCCTCGATGGGCTTGCGCCTCGGCATGGACATCCCCGGCTGGCCGCCGGAGAACATCGAAGAGATGGCCAAGAAGCTCGAGCAGGAAATGCTCGGCTAAGCCTCCGGAGCCCGGCCTCGGCCGGGCTCGCAAGGGTCAGGGCGGTGCCCTCAATCACCGCCGGGCGGGGCCTACCTTGAACGGGGCTCCGACGAACGAAGAAGGAAGATACTATGCGACATCGTGTTGGCGGCCGTAAGCTGCAGCGCACCTCGGCCCACCGCGCGGCCCTGTTCCGGAACATGGCGGCGGCGCTGATCAAGCACGAGCAGATCACCACCACCCTCGCCAAGGCGAAGGAGCTTCGTCCCTACACCGAGAAGCTCATCACCCTCGCCAAAAAGGGCGGCCTCTCGAACCGCCGTCTGGCGCACGCCCGTCTTCTCGACGACGCGATGCTGGTGAAGCTGTTCGACGTGCTGGCCGAGCGTTACGCCGGCCGCAACGGCGGCTATTGCCGCGTGATCAAGGCCGGCATCCGCCAGTCCGACGCCGCGCCGATGGCGATCATCGAGTTCGTCGACCGCGACGTCTCGGCCAAGGGCCAGGACTCGGGGCCGATCATGGCCGACGACGAGGACGATCAGCTGGCCGCCTGAGGCACCAGCCACCGACAAAGCAAAGGGCCGCCCCGGACAATCCGGAGCGGCCCTTTTCTCTTGTTCGAAGCCGGTGAAAGCTCCTCAGCGGCGCGGATAGCCCGGCTGGGGAACATTGGCGGTCGCCCGGGCGATCTCGTCACCGGCGCGGTTGAGGGCGTCGCGGATGACCGGCAGCGAACGCGCCACGGCGGCCCCGCCCTGCTTCACCGCGACCTTGCTCTCCTCGATCTGCTCGCCGAGCTCGCGCTCGTCGGTGCCGGTGACCGAACGGACGGTCTTGCGCCGGTCGGCCGACGTCACCGGGCGGTTCTCGATCGCCGCCTCGACCTCGCCGACCGGAAGCTCGAGCAAGGCCCGGGTCAGCGCACCGACCATGTTGCCGAGCTGGTCGATCGTGCGTCCGTCCGCAATTTCGGGCGGAAGCGACGCGGCCGGCGGGGGCGCCGGGGGATAGGGCTGCGGGTAGGGCTGCGCCGCAGCGGGAACGGCAGCCGCCGCGGCCAGCGCCGCGATGATCAGGCGTTGCATCTTTCTGCTCCTCGAATCAGCCAATTTGCGCAGAGCCTTAGCACGCCTGCCTTGGCCTAGCCTGAACGAGGGTTCAGCGCAGAGTGAGCCAAACGAGCGCGGCGCCACCGGCAATGATCCGGTACCAGGCGAAGGGCGCGAAGCCGAAGCGGGTGACGAACCCGACGAACAGCTTCACCACGACCAGCGCGACCACGAAGCTGACGAGGCTTCCGATCAGGATGTTGCCGTACATTTCCGCGGGCACCCGGTCGTGGTGCTTGAGCAGGTAATAGGCGGTCGCGCCCGACAGCGTCGGCATGGCGAGGAAGAAGCTGAACTCGGCCGCGGTCTTGCGGTCGACCCCGATGCTCATCGCGCCGAGGATGGTCGCGCCCGAGCGGCTGACACCGGGCACCATCGCCAGGCACTGGATCAGCCCGACCGTCGCCGACTGGCGCAGGGTAAGGTTCTGGACCCCGCCACATTCGCGCGGCCGGACGAGCCGCTCGATGATCAGGATCGCGACCCCGCCGATGACCAATGCCCAGGCGACCACCACCGCATTGCCGAGCAGCGCCTCGATATAGTCGCCGATCAGCAGCGCGAGGACGACCGCGGGGACGCAGGCGACGACGAGGTTGCGGACGAACCGCCAGGCTCCGGCGTCCTTGCGGAACAGGCCGGTGAAGACGTCCCAGAAGGTCCGCCAGTAGAGCACCACGATCGCCAGGATCGCGCCCGGCTGGATGGCGACGTTAAACGCTTCCCAGTCCGACGCGCGGAAGCCGAGCAACTCGGTGGCGAGGATCAGGTGGCCGGTGGACGAGACGGGCAGATATTCGGTCAGTCCCTCGACGATGCCGAGGATGACGACCAGCAGCAGGATCGGCATCAGTTCAGCCGACGCTCGCCTGGGCGCGGCGGCTGGCGAAGCGCCCACCCTTGTGGAAGCGGCCGAGCCACTCGGGCGCGACGGCGGGAAGCGGGGTCGGGGTGATCCCGAATGCCTCGAGACCCGGCCCGCTCGCCACATTGTCCTTCTGCAGCATCAGCCACTGGTCGCGGGTGATCGGCGCCCCGGGAAGGAAGCCAAGCCGGCTCATCGCGTCGCCGACGAAGTTCGGCAGGGGCAGGATCTCGGGGCTCTGCCCGGCGGCCTCGGCGATGACTGCGTTGAGTTCGGCCATGGTGAAGACGTCGGGACCGCCCAGCTCGTAGGTCTCGCCGCCAAAGCGCTCCGGCTCGAGCGCGGCCCTGGCGATCGCCTGGCCAAGGTCGCGGGCGAAGATCGGCTGGAAGCGGGTCCCGCCGCCGAGCACCGGCAGGAACGGCATTCGCGCCATTCCGGCGAAACGGTTGGTGAAATCATCCTCGGGACCGAAGACGACGCTCGGGCGAACGATGCTCGCGCGCGGATAGGCCTTGCGCACCGCCGCCTCGCCCGCCGCCTTGGTTCGGGCGTAGGTCGACGGGCTGTCCTCGCTGACCCCGATCGCCGAGACATGGACCAGGCTCTCGGCCCCGGTCGCGGCGGCGAGTTCGGCAATGCGGCCCGGCGCGCTGCCGTGGATCGCGTCGAGCTTGCCGCTGAAGGCTCCGACGAGGTTGATCACCCCCCAGGCACCCTCCACCGCCGCCCCGAGCGTGTCGGGACGGGTGAAGTCCGCGCGCACGAGGTCGAGCTGCCCGACCGCCGCCAGCGGCTGCAGGAAGAAGGCGTCGCGCGGGGTCCGCTGGGCGACACGCACCCGGACCCCGGTCTTGAACAGGGCTTCGCAGACATAGCGGCCGATGAAGCCGCCGCCGCCGAAGACGGTGACGATGCGCTGGTGCCAATGAGTGCCGGTCATGCCATCGCCCTAGCCGCGTGTGCTTTCGCTCACAAGGCGGGCGAACGGCTGTTGACAGCCCTCGCCCTCCCCCTCTAGTGCCCGCCGCCTACCAGCGAGAAACCTCTCGCTCTTATGCTCCTGTGCCCAGGTGGCGGAATTGGTAGACGCACCAGCTTCAGGTGCTGGCGATCGCAAGGTCGTGGAGGTTCGAGTCCTCTCCTGGGCACCATCCCGCACGTTCGGGAGCGAGCAAATCAGCGCTTCTTGGGCGCTTCGTCGACATTCTGGGACAGATTCTGGTCGAGCTGGCGCGCCTTCTCCTCCAGCTGCTTGCTGGTGTCGTCGTAGCGCTCATCGAAGGTCCGCCGGTCGCCGCACCCGGCGAGCGCCACCAGCACCGCCCCGATTGCGACCATCCGCATCAGTAGGTCTTCCGGTAGCGCACGTTGACGTTGGTGCTGTTCGATCCCCCCGCCTGGCTGAGGATCGACAGGCTCCGGCTCAGCGTCACCTCAAGCTGCGTCGCGGTGAAGCCGCGGGCGTCGGTCACCACCTCGAGGTAGATGTCGTCCCCGATATACTTGCCCGCCGCGAGCGCGGTGCCGCGGCCGGTGGTGTCGTCGGGCCCGAGGATCCGAAGCCGGTCGACCCCGGCGATCTGTCGCAGCTTGCCGAGCGGGTTGAGGCCGCCGCCGCTGCTCCGCAACGTGTTGAGCGAGGCGGCGAGCTGGACCGCCTGGATCGCCGACAGCTGGCCGACGCTGTTGCCGAATAGGATCCGGCTGACGATCTCGTCCTGCGGCAGGCCGGGCGAGCTCGAGAAGGTCACCTTGGGGTCGAGCGCCGAGCCGCTGACGTTGACCGTCACGTCGACGTCCTCGATCGTCTCGAGCGCGCTCAGCGCGATGGTGGCGTCAGTGGTCGCCCCGCCGGCGAAGCGGATCCGCCCTTCCTGCAGGGTGAAGGAGCGGCCGGCGAAGCCGAGCGTGCCGCGGACCAGTTCGACGTTGCCGGCGACGCGCGGGTTCTGGCTGGTCCCGGTGACCCTGAGCTCGGCGCTCCATTCGCTCTCCAGCCCCATCCCCGAGACGTAGAGCTCGTCGGGCGCACGGATGGTGAGGTCGAGGCGCACGTCGCCGAAGCTTGCGGCGGCTGACGCTGGAGCGGCATCGCCGGTGACCCTCGGCCGGCCCCTCGGCGGCTTGAAGCGGACCCCGGTCAGCTCGGGGACCTGAGCGCCGCCCTGGCGGACGACCTGGTAGCGGGTCGCGGGCAGTCGCACCGTCCCGGTCAGCAGCGGCGCCTCGTTGGCGGCCTTGACCAGGCGGACATTGCCGGTGGCGCTGACCCTCAGCGCGTCGCTGTCGGCAAGTCGGGCATTGTTGAGCGCGAGGTCGAAGTTGGCGGGATAGCCGCTTGCGGCGGCAAGGCTGACATAGCCGCTGCCGGTCACCGTGCCGCTTCCCGCATTGGCGGTCAGCTGGTCGATCTGCAGCCGCTCGCCGGTGAAGCGGCCCTGCACCGCGAGATTGGTGAGGCGGGTCCCGTAGGTCGCGTTGGCATAGGTCAGGTTGCGGCCGCGGACGATGCCCTGGAGCGAGGGCTGCTCGACTCGCCCGCCGAAGTCGGCCGCGACGCCGAGCGGACCGCTGAGGCTCTGGTCG
It contains:
- a CDS encoding DNA-directed RNA polymerase subunit alpha, producing the protein MAVNAKNWQELKKPNALERKAAGDARRKAVFVAEPLERGFGMTLGNSLRRVLLSSLQGAAITSIKIEGVLHEFSSLAGVREDVTDIVLNVKQIALKFEGEGPKRLHLTATGPGEVTAGQIQTSGDIEITNPDLVICHLDQGATLNMELTADIGKGYVAAANNRPLDAPIGLIPVDALYSPVRQVAYKVENTRVGQELDYDKLTLTVETDGTIAPEEAIGYAARILQDQLALFVGFDDSSYRSASPMIGQAAPAAPIGGGAVPETTDTNQLNRYLLKKVDELELSVRSANCLKNDNIIYIGDLVQKTEAEMLRTPNFGRKSLNEIKEVLASMGLRLGMDIPGWPPENIEEMAKKLEQEMLG
- a CDS encoding undecaprenyl-diphosphate phosphatase produces the protein MPILLLVVILGIVEGLTEYLPVSSTGHLILATELLGFRASDWEAFNVAIQPGAILAIVVLYWRTFWDVFTGLFRKDAGAWRFVRNLVVACVPAVVLALLIGDYIEALLGNAVVVAWALVIGGVAILIIERLVRPRECGGVQNLTLRQSATVGLIQCLAMVPGVSRSGATILGAMSIGVDRKTAAEFSFFLAMPTLSGATAYYLLKHHDRVPAEMYGNILIGSLVSFVVALVVVKLFVGFVTRFGFAPFAWYRIIAGGAALVWLTLR
- a CDS encoding complex I NDUFA9 subunit family protein, yielding MTGTHWHQRIVTVFGGGGFIGRYVCEALFKTGVRVRVAQRTPRDAFFLQPLAAVGQLDLVRADFTRPDTLGAAVEGAWGVINLVGAFSGKLDAIHGSAPGRIAELAAATGAESLVHVSAIGVSEDSPSTYARTKAAGEAAVRKAYPRASIVRPSVVFGPEDDFTNRFAGMARMPFLPVLGGGTRFQPIFARDLGQAIARAALEPERFGGETYELGGPDVFTMAELNAVIAEAAGQSPEILPLPNFVGDAMSRLGFLPGAPITRDQWLMLQKDNVASGPGLEAFGITPTPLPAVAPEWLGRFHKGGRFASRRAQASVG
- the rplQ gene encoding 50S ribosomal protein L17; translated protein: MRHRVGGRKLQRTSAHRAALFRNMAAALIKHEQITTTLAKAKELRPYTEKLITLAKKGGLSNRRLAHARLLDDAMLVKLFDVLAERYAGRNGGYCRVIKAGIRQSDAAPMAIIEFVDRDVSAKGQDSGPIMADDEDDQLAA